A single region of the Paraburkholderia sp. SOS3 genome encodes:
- a CDS encoding efflux transporter outer membrane subunit codes for MDSQTNATCYASRGLRVGISAIAAAALSACVNYAGIHGDQQIADPQHYATQQSVPAEGGRWPTTDWADQFGDAQLKALIDEALRGSPTVAQASARVAAAAAYGETAKAATLPRADARYSYRREQLSGASFIPPPYAGSWQSQNTGLLSASYELDLWGKNREALQAALSQLQASEADAQMVRLTLTTAFSRTYNQLARLYVLRDIAEQEIAQRERIERIAADRIATGLDTDVELKTAQANLATSRASLKAIDGSIVTTRYEIAALLGAGPDRGLEIARPGLGLGDEVRLPDNLPADLVSRRPDIVAARWRVDGLTHEVKSAKAEFYPDINLSAALGFDAFGFGRFLTAASRTASVGPAIHLPIFDAGELRAKLKGRYAEFDYAVATYNQTLVTALSEVATQLADIRATDGQLTDAQTAQDAARRADELALTQYKAGLTNQLTVLNADVTALSADQAVANLRMNRRDQQIALAAALGGGYTDPQEQPSPGELK; via the coding sequence ATGGATAGTCAAACAAATGCGACGTGCTACGCATCTCGCGGACTGAGAGTCGGCATATCGGCGATTGCTGCGGCGGCTTTATCCGCGTGCGTGAACTATGCGGGCATTCATGGCGATCAGCAGATTGCCGACCCGCAGCATTACGCCACGCAGCAGAGCGTGCCGGCCGAAGGCGGCCGCTGGCCGACGACCGATTGGGCCGATCAGTTCGGCGACGCGCAGTTGAAAGCACTGATCGACGAGGCTTTGCGCGGCAGCCCGACCGTCGCGCAGGCGAGCGCCCGCGTGGCTGCCGCAGCGGCCTATGGCGAGACGGCGAAGGCCGCGACGCTGCCACGTGCGGATGCGCGCTATTCATACCGGCGCGAGCAGCTCTCGGGCGCTTCGTTCATTCCACCGCCGTATGCGGGAAGCTGGCAGTCGCAGAACACGGGCTTGCTCAGCGCATCGTACGAGCTGGACCTGTGGGGCAAGAATCGCGAAGCATTGCAAGCGGCGCTGTCGCAACTGCAGGCAAGCGAAGCTGATGCGCAGATGGTCCGGCTGACGCTCACGACGGCGTTCTCGCGCACGTACAACCAGCTTGCGCGGCTCTATGTTTTGCGCGATATCGCCGAGCAGGAAATTGCGCAACGCGAACGGATCGAGCGCATCGCCGCGGACCGTATCGCGACGGGTCTCGATACCGACGTCGAATTGAAGACGGCGCAAGCGAATCTCGCGACAAGCCGTGCGTCCCTGAAGGCGATCGACGGCTCGATCGTCACGACGCGCTACGAGATTGCCGCGCTGCTCGGCGCAGGACCGGACCGCGGGCTCGAGATCGCGCGTCCCGGGCTTGGCCTCGGTGACGAAGTGCGGTTGCCGGACAATTTGCCCGCGGACCTCGTGAGTCGCCGGCCCGATATCGTTGCCGCACGCTGGCGCGTCGACGGGCTCACGCACGAAGTGAAATCGGCAAAGGCCGAGTTCTATCCCGACATCAACCTGAGCGCGGCGCTCGGCTTCGACGCGTTCGGCTTCGGCCGTTTCCTGACGGCAGCGAGCCGCACGGCTTCGGTCGGACCCGCTATCCATCTGCCGATCTTCGATGCCGGCGAGCTGCGCGCGAAGCTCAAAGGCCGCTACGCGGAATTCGACTATGCGGTTGCAACCTATAACCAGACACTCGTCACCGCGCTGAGCGAGGTGGCGACGCAACTCGCGGATATTCGCGCCACCGACGGGCAACTGACCGATGCGCAGACCGCGCAAGACGCGGCGCGCCGCGCGGACGAACTTGCGTTGACGCAATACAAGGCGGGCCTCACGAATCAGCTGACCGTGCTGAACGCGGACGTGACCGCGCTGTCCGCGGATCAGGCAGTCGCGAACCTGCGGATGAACCGCCGCGATCAGCAGATCGCCCTTGCCGCAGCATTGGGCGGCGGCTACACGGACCCACAAGAACAACCGAGCCCAGGAGAATTGAAATGA
- a CDS encoding MarR family winged helix-turn-helix transcriptional regulator, with translation MPFYTPDNYQQSESVGFILNKARNQLAADMEAALKGLDITAQHAGILMSLLRGSNTTPASLARYLSIDTGLMTRTLDKLEGFGLLIRSRDLEDRRLVNLQLTEVGRATALRIAELAPDVLNARLRSFSELEFNELRRLLRKLIKD, from the coding sequence ATGCCGTTCTATACGCCAGACAACTATCAGCAGTCCGAGAGCGTCGGGTTCATATTGAACAAGGCGCGCAATCAGCTGGCGGCGGATATGGAAGCCGCGCTGAAGGGGCTGGACATCACGGCCCAGCACGCTGGCATCCTGATGTCGCTGCTGCGCGGCTCGAACACAACGCCTGCCAGTCTGGCTCGTTATTTGAGCATCGATACCGGTCTGATGACGCGCACGCTCGATAAGCTCGAAGGCTTCGGTTTGCTGATCCGTTCGCGCGACCTCGAAGACCGCAGGCTGGTCAATCTGCAACTCACGGAGGTTGGACGCGCTACCGCGCTGCGCATCGCCGAACTCGCGCCGGACGTGCTCAATGCCCGGCTGCGCAGCTTCTCCGAACTGGAATTCAACGAACTACGCCGCTTACTGCGCAAGCTGATAAAAGACTGA
- a CDS encoding MarR family winged helix-turn-helix transcriptional regulator, translating into MRHYTKENFNLMDSVGFALNKARNLILMEMDAALKEVDISSQQMGILLLLKQQTASTPFELSKALGTDTGLMTRMLDKLETKGLIVRSRDAEDRRVVNLTLTGAGRAVAARIPEIAPAVLNERLKKFTKGEVEELRRLLRKFVAE; encoded by the coding sequence GTGCGCCATTACACAAAAGAGAATTTCAATCTGATGGACAGTGTCGGCTTCGCGCTGAACAAGGCGCGCAATCTGATCCTGATGGAAATGGATGCGGCGCTCAAGGAGGTCGATATATCGAGCCAGCAGATGGGTATTTTGCTGCTGCTGAAACAGCAAACCGCGAGCACGCCGTTCGAACTGTCGAAGGCGCTCGGCACGGACACGGGCTTGATGACCCGAATGCTCGACAAGCTCGAAACCAAAGGCCTGATCGTGCGTTCGCGCGACGCGGAAGACCGGCGCGTCGTCAATCTGACGCTGACGGGCGCGGGCCGCGCCGTGGCCGCGAGAATCCCTGAAATCGCACCCGCGGTACTCAACGAACGGCTGAAAAAATTCACGAAGGGCGAGGTTGAAGAATTGCGTCGCCTGCTGCGCAAATTCGTCGCCGAATAG
- the norR gene encoding nitric oxide reductase transcriptional regulator NorR yields the protein MTRVESTAHEVEVTASDVLDALIPLVQDLSHDLSDSERYRRLLATLRELFPGDAAALLRLEGDMLVPLAIDGLTSDTLGRRFRVSDHPRFVALFARRDPTRFPADSGLPDPYDGLVQGVSGDLEVHDCLGCPIYINGHPWGLLTLDALDPACFDSLDMRLLQAFLSLAAATVSVAERIDSLARVTEEERERAEAYRQASGTRTREIIGSSAARQQLLDEIRTVANSDLTVLVTGETGVGKELVANAIHASSPRANKALISLNCAALPDTLVESELFGHVRGAFSGASSDRCGKFELADGGTLLLDEVGELPLAVQAKLLRVLQNGQLQRIGSDSEHKVDVRLIAATNRDLAEEVRAGRFRADLYHRLSVYPLRVPPLRERGRDVLLLAGFFLEENRARLGLLSIRLSSDAQAALLAYRWPGNVRELEHMIGRSAFKALSRHRDRPRILTLTATDLGISTAHATVTAQHDKQRDADAADASPADFRSSVTAFERSLVADALERHDNNWAAVARALGMDRANLNRLAKRLGLK from the coding sequence ATGACGCGAGTCGAATCGACTGCACATGAAGTCGAAGTGACTGCATCGGATGTGCTAGACGCCTTGATCCCGCTGGTTCAGGATCTTTCGCACGATCTGTCCGATAGCGAGCGCTATCGCCGTCTGCTCGCGACGCTGCGCGAGCTCTTTCCGGGCGACGCGGCCGCGCTGCTGCGGCTCGAAGGCGATATGCTCGTGCCGCTCGCGATCGATGGATTGACGAGCGATACGCTCGGGCGGCGCTTTCGCGTCAGCGATCATCCGCGCTTCGTCGCGCTGTTCGCGCGTCGCGATCCCACGCGTTTTCCCGCCGATTCGGGCTTGCCCGATCCGTACGACGGCCTTGTGCAGGGCGTAAGCGGCGATCTCGAAGTGCATGACTGTCTCGGCTGCCCGATCTACATCAATGGCCACCCCTGGGGCCTGCTCACACTCGATGCATTGGACCCGGCGTGCTTCGACAGCCTCGACATGCGCCTGTTGCAGGCGTTCCTGAGTCTTGCTGCCGCCACGGTCAGTGTCGCCGAGCGTATCGATTCGCTCGCACGCGTTACCGAAGAGGAGCGTGAGCGAGCCGAAGCATATCGGCAGGCGAGCGGCACCAGGACGCGCGAAATTATCGGTAGCAGTGCTGCGCGCCAGCAGTTGCTTGACGAAATCCGCACGGTCGCTAACAGCGACCTGACCGTGCTCGTTACAGGCGAAACGGGCGTCGGCAAAGAGCTGGTTGCGAATGCGATTCACGCGAGTTCGCCGCGTGCAAACAAGGCATTGATCAGTCTGAACTGTGCAGCGCTGCCCGACACGCTGGTTGAAAGCGAGCTGTTCGGCCACGTGCGCGGCGCGTTTTCGGGCGCGTCCTCGGACCGCTGCGGTAAATTCGAACTTGCCGACGGCGGCACGCTGCTGCTCGATGAAGTCGGCGAATTGCCGCTCGCCGTGCAGGCGAAGCTGCTGCGTGTGTTGCAAAACGGACAGTTGCAGCGCATCGGCTCGGACAGCGAACACAAGGTCGACGTGCGGCTGATCGCCGCGACGAACCGCGACCTCGCCGAAGAAGTGCGCGCCGGCCGGTTTCGCGCGGACCTGTATCACCGTTTGAGCGTCTATCCGTTGCGCGTGCCGCCGTTGCGCGAGCGCGGGCGCGACGTCCTGCTGCTTGCCGGCTTCTTCCTCGAAGAAAACCGCGCGCGCCTTGGATTGCTGAGCATTCGGCTCTCAAGCGATGCGCAGGCGGCATTGCTTGCGTACCGGTGGCCCGGCAACGTACGCGAACTCGAACACATGATCGGGCGCAGCGCTTTCAAGGCGCTGTCGCGACATCGCGACCGGCCGCGCATTCTGACGCTGACGGCCACCGATCTCGGCATATCGACCGCGCACGCAACGGTTACCGCGCAGCATGACAAGCAGCGCGACGCCGATGCGGCAGATGCGTCGCCGGCCGACTTCCGCAGCTCGGTCACTGCGTTCGAACGCTCGCTCGTGGCCGATGCGCTCGAGCGGCACGACAATAATTGGGCTGCCGTCGCGCGTGCGCTCGGAATGGACCGCGCGAATCTGAACCGGCTCGCGAAGCGTCTTGGTCTGAAGTAG
- the hmpA gene encoding NO-inducible flavohemoprotein yields the protein MLSTEHRTIVKATIPLLESGGEALISHFYRTMLAEYPEVRPLFNQAHQANGDQARALANGVLMYARHIDQLEQLGGLVSQIVNKHVSLNILPEHYPIVGACLLRAIREVLGPEIATDAVIEAWGAAYQQLADILIGLEESAYAAKEAAQGGWRGTRKFTVARKVRESDEITSFYLRPADGGALLDFKPGQFIALRLVIDGEEVRRNYSLSAAANGHEYRISVKREPNGRVSNYLHDHVIEEDTLDVFAPSGDFTLEDSTKPLVLISGGVGITPTLAMLRAALKTSRPVHFIHAARHGGVHAFRHFIDDLAKRNPQLKRFYVYEKPRAEDSAHDAEGFLDEARLREFMPASSDVDVYFLGPKAFMKAIKKHLKTLGVPAAQARYEFFGPASALD from the coding sequence ATGCTGTCGACCGAACATCGCACAATCGTCAAAGCCACCATCCCGCTGCTCGAGAGCGGCGGCGAGGCGCTCATCTCGCATTTCTACAGGACGATGCTCGCCGAGTATCCGGAAGTGCGCCCGCTTTTCAATCAGGCCCATCAGGCAAACGGCGACCAGGCTCGCGCGCTTGCAAATGGCGTGCTGATGTACGCACGTCATATCGATCAGCTCGAACAGCTGGGCGGTCTCGTTTCGCAGATCGTCAACAAGCACGTGTCGCTGAATATCCTGCCTGAGCATTATCCGATCGTAGGCGCCTGTCTGCTGCGGGCGATCCGCGAAGTGCTCGGGCCGGAGATCGCAACCGATGCGGTCATCGAAGCCTGGGGCGCGGCCTACCAGCAGCTTGCCGATATCCTGATCGGCCTCGAGGAAAGCGCGTATGCGGCGAAGGAAGCGGCGCAAGGAGGCTGGCGCGGCACGCGCAAATTCACGGTCGCGCGCAAGGTGCGCGAAAGCGACGAGATCACTTCGTTCTATCTGCGGCCCGCGGACGGTGGTGCGCTGCTCGACTTCAAGCCGGGACAGTTCATCGCGCTGCGGCTTGTGATCGACGGCGAGGAAGTGCGCCGCAACTATTCGCTGTCGGCGGCCGCGAACGGGCACGAGTATCGGATCAGCGTGAAGCGGGAGCCGAACGGGCGGGTGTCGAATTACCTGCATGATCATGTGATCGAAGAAGACACGCTCGATGTGTTCGCGCCGTCGGGCGACTTCACGCTCGAAGACAGCACGAAGCCGCTCGTGCTGATCAGCGGCGGCGTGGGCATCACGCCGACGCTTGCGATGCTGCGCGCTGCGCTGAAGACGTCGCGGCCCGTGCACTTCATTCACGCGGCGCGTCACGGCGGCGTGCACGCTTTCCGCCACTTTATCGACGATCTCGCCAAGCGCAACCCGCAACTGAAGCGCTTCTATGTGTATGAAAAGCCGCGTGCGGAAGACAGCGCGCATGATGCGGAAGGCTTCCTCGACGAGGCGCGGCTGCGTGAATTCATGCCGGCTTCAAGCGACGTCGATGTGTATTTTCTCGGGCCTAAAGCGTTTATGAAAGCGATCAAAAAGCATCTGAAAACGCTCGGCGTGCCGGCGGCGCAGGCGCGCTATGAGTTCTTCGGGCCGGCCTCGGCGCTGGACTGA